One genomic window of Eisenibacter elegans DSM 3317 includes the following:
- a CDS encoding precorrin-2 dehydrogenase/sirohydrochlorin ferrochelatase family protein gives MNELFPVFLKLSQLQTLLVGGGNVGLEKLSALLRNSPEAQVTLVAPMILDEVRSLASEHPTVTLHQRPYQASDLEGKQLVILATDNPSLHQEIVQTTRQRGILTNVADTPDLCDLYLGSVVQKGDLKVAISTNGKSPTLAKRLREYWEANIPDNVQELLDNLQAYRNTLKGDFAQKVSALNELTKNFTAPQKPED, from the coding sequence ATGAATGAGTTATTCCCTGTTTTTTTGAAGCTATCCCAGCTCCAAACCCTGCTGGTAGGTGGGGGTAATGTGGGGCTGGAGAAGCTCAGCGCCCTCTTGCGCAACAGTCCGGAGGCGCAGGTAACCCTAGTGGCTCCGATGATTCTGGACGAAGTCCGCAGCCTCGCCTCTGAGCACCCCACCGTTACCCTCCACCAACGCCCCTACCAAGCCTCCGACTTAGAGGGCAAGCAGTTGGTCATCCTTGCTACGGACAATCCCTCCCTACACCAAGAGATTGTACAAACTACCCGCCAGCGCGGCATCTTGACCAATGTAGCCGATACCCCCGACCTTTGCGACCTTTACCTAGGCTCGGTCGTACAGAAGGGAGACCTCAAGGTAGCCATCTCTACCAATGGCAAATCTCCTACCTTAGCCAAACGCCTGCGCGAATATTGGGAAGCCAATATCCCTGATAATGTACAGGAACTGCTCGACAACCTACAAGCCTACCGCAATACCCTCAAAGGAGATTTTGCCCAAAAAGTAAGCGCACTCAACGAATTGACCAAGAATTTTACCGCTCCACAAAAGCCAGAAGATTAG
- the omp85 gene encoding Omp85 family outer membrane protein, with amino-acid sequence MQKLKYTLLVWLLCFGVAQAQEGRLQQDLPFFIDPSKRMSEFEIEDKKEGTFITGVPRFQFDPIRGFGIGGNVFLLINKDKNDPFFEYTPYRHRVSAEFFIFQNGRVRYALNYDAPYIFNTKWRMRADAVLWEDPEAQYWGIGRSSLQPLQFTDKATGQRRIFSNVNEYEANLDVATPLGDGRFTTDRHFNHMVQREQLYNLLLERTFMGGKMRTMFGYEALFTAFESYGGQIIEDDLTDVDGNSVAQATHNPTLVDLQKAAGVWNRFNLAGFEENYQFTSMLAAAFIYDTRDFEPDPSKGIFLEYSHEYTAPWLGSQFNFHKFMFQGQMIHTVARWRNNKSRLTLAGLAAFGHIFGERINFIEMWDLSSQAEAGGILVLGGERSVRGFREARFLAPTVALVNLEARLKFYDFKFLKQHFSLGVTPFYDFGSVWDRPADIDFTQWRGAPGMGARIGWNQSTVVRLDYARSREGGQLFFGFGHIF; translated from the coding sequence ATGCAAAAGTTAAAGTACACGCTACTCGTGTGGCTCCTATGCTTCGGAGTAGCTCAGGCACAAGAAGGCCGCTTACAACAAGACTTGCCTTTTTTCATTGATCCCTCGAAGCGGATGTCCGAGTTTGAGATAGAAGACAAGAAAGAAGGGACTTTTATCACCGGGGTGCCGCGTTTTCAGTTTGACCCCATTCGGGGTTTTGGGATAGGAGGCAATGTTTTTCTGCTAATCAACAAAGACAAAAACGATCCGTTCTTTGAATACACGCCTTATCGTCATAGGGTGAGCGCCGAGTTTTTTATTTTCCAAAATGGCCGTGTGCGTTATGCGCTCAATTATGATGCGCCCTATATCTTCAATACCAAGTGGCGCATGCGGGCTGATGCAGTACTATGGGAAGACCCTGAGGCGCAATATTGGGGCATTGGTCGTAGTTCGTTACAACCCCTACAGTTTACGGACAAGGCCACAGGGCAGCGCCGTATTTTCAGCAATGTAAATGAGTATGAGGCCAATCTCGATGTAGCCACACCTCTAGGCGACGGACGCTTTACCACTGACCGCCATTTCAACCATATGGTTCAGCGGGAGCAGCTCTACAACTTGCTACTGGAGCGAACATTTATGGGAGGTAAAATGCGCACGATGTTTGGCTATGAGGCATTGTTTACGGCTTTTGAGTCGTATGGGGGGCAAATTATCGAGGATGACCTCACGGATGTCGATGGCAACTCCGTCGCACAGGCTACCCACAATCCCACCTTGGTAGACCTCCAAAAAGCAGCAGGGGTGTGGAACCGATTTAACCTAGCGGGTTTTGAAGAAAACTATCAATTTACCAGTATGTTGGCGGCAGCATTTATCTATGACACCCGCGACTTCGAGCCAGACCCAAGCAAGGGGATATTCTTGGAGTATTCACACGAGTACACGGCTCCTTGGCTAGGCTCACAGTTCAACTTCCACAAATTTATGTTCCAAGGCCAAATGATTCATACAGTAGCGCGCTGGCGCAACAACAAGAGCCGCTTGACCTTGGCCGGATTGGCCGCCTTTGGGCATATCTTCGGGGAGCGTATCAACTTTATTGAGATGTGGGACCTTTCGAGCCAGGCTGAAGCCGGAGGCATATTGGTACTCGGCGGCGAACGTTCAGTGCGTGGCTTCCGGGAGGCGCGCTTCTTAGCACCTACAGTGGCCTTGGTCAATCTCGAAGCCCGACTGAAATTCTACGACTTCAAGTTCCTAAAACAACATTTTTCGCTAGGGGTTACGCCATTCTACGATTTTGGCAGTGTATGGGATCGGCCTGCTGATATTGATTTTACACAATGGCGTGGCGCGCCCGGTATGGGAGCACGTATTGGCTGGAATCAATCTACTGTAGTCCGCCTAGATTATGCCCGTAGTCGTGAAGGAGGACAGCTCTTTTTTGGATTTGGACATATCTTCTAA
- a CDS encoding porin family protein — MQSTHFRHLLHLYGQKISLALVLVAFIATLWPSQAQAQMMVPKKKKYGTTNYRKNTGSRSPMGESRFSYGFYVGLNNHRMRLDYSDAYISDDGILSANPRFALGFNLGFVGNLKLNEHWDLRLTPGATFYEHQIDYRFAPRPTTFPGGDSLSGAQVTQGIETVMVELPLLIKFKSLIRPGKDDCQSKASPKGMYMIAGLKPAFAVSSSKEAAPDLLRAARFDVAVEYGFGFDLFYQFFKLSPELRFSHGLTNMLIQDNNRYSTPLRGLYAHNISLIFHFEGK; from the coding sequence ATGCAAAGCACTCACTTTCGGCATCTGCTCCATTTATACGGCCAAAAAATAAGTCTGGCCCTTGTATTGGTTGCCTTCATAGCCACACTATGGCCTAGCCAAGCACAAGCGCAAATGATGGTGCCCAAGAAGAAAAAATATGGCACAACCAACTACCGTAAAAACACTGGCTCGCGCAGCCCTATGGGCGAAAGCCGTTTTAGCTATGGTTTTTATGTAGGGTTGAACAACCACCGTATGCGCTTAGATTATAGCGATGCTTACATAAGCGATGACGGCATCCTGAGCGCCAACCCGCGCTTTGCCCTAGGCTTCAACCTAGGCTTTGTGGGTAATTTGAAACTCAACGAACACTGGGACTTGCGCCTCACCCCGGGTGCTACTTTCTACGAACACCAGATTGACTATCGCTTTGCCCCCAGACCGACAACCTTCCCCGGAGGCGACTCCTTGAGTGGAGCCCAAGTTACTCAAGGTATCGAAACAGTGATGGTAGAGCTGCCCCTATTGATTAAGTTTAAGTCGCTCATTCGCCCCGGAAAAGACGATTGCCAAAGCAAGGCCAGCCCTAAGGGGATGTATATGATTGCCGGGCTGAAGCCGGCTTTCGCAGTGTCCTCTTCCAAAGAAGCTGCTCCTGATTTGCTGCGCGCCGCCCGCTTTGATGTAGCGGTAGAATATGGTTTTGGATTTGACCTTTTCTACCAATTCTTCAAACTCTCGCCGGAGCTACGCTTCTCCCACGGTCTTACCAATATGCTCATCCAAGACAACAACCGTTATAGCACTCCGTTGCGCGGATTGTATGCGCACAATATCTCTTTGATATTTCACTTTGAGGGCAAATAA
- the ubiE gene encoding bifunctional demethylmenaquinone methyltransferase/2-methoxy-6-polyprenyl-1,4-benzoquinol methylase UbiE, with the protein MSSQPVVPYKEQDKSKKVQVAEMFNNISHRYDFLNRFLSLGIDRYWRKKAIATLKDASPKLILDVATGTADLAIEALRIKPEKVIGVDISEGMLAYGQIKLERRKLTDKIELRLGDSEKLLFQDNYFDAVIVAFGVRNFENLEQGLLDIQRVLKPGGQLVVLEFSQPTWFPFKQLYNFYFHYILPTIGRLVSKDSSAYTYLPESVRAFPDGKRFTAILDQLSYKESTCKALTFGICSIYTAKK; encoded by the coding sequence ATGAGTTCACAACCTGTAGTTCCATACAAAGAACAAGATAAAAGCAAAAAAGTACAAGTGGCCGAAATGTTCAACAACATTTCACACCGATACGATTTTTTAAACCGATTTTTAAGCCTCGGCATCGACCGCTATTGGCGCAAGAAAGCCATCGCAACCCTGAAAGACGCGTCTCCAAAACTTATTTTGGATGTGGCTACCGGGACTGCCGATTTGGCCATTGAAGCCCTGCGCATCAAGCCCGAAAAAGTAATCGGGGTAGATATTTCGGAAGGAATGTTGGCCTACGGCCAGATAAAATTGGAGCGCCGCAAACTGACCGACAAGATAGAACTGCGCTTGGGCGATTCAGAAAAATTACTCTTCCAAGATAATTATTTCGACGCTGTCATCGTTGCATTTGGTGTACGTAATTTTGAAAACCTAGAGCAAGGCCTGCTCGACATACAACGCGTACTCAAGCCTGGCGGCCAGTTGGTCGTGTTGGAATTTTCGCAACCTACTTGGTTTCCGTTCAAACAATTGTACAACTTCTATTTTCACTATATTCTGCCTACCATAGGCCGCCTAGTTTCTAAAGACAGCTCGGCATACACCTACCTACCGGAGTCGGTAAGGGCCTTTCCGGATGGCAAGCGGTTTACGGCCATTTTAGACCAATTATCATACAAAGAATCCACATGCAAAGCACTCACTTTCGGCATCTGCTCCATTTATACGGCCAAAAAATAA